The DNA segment GCTGGACGCTCGCCGACAACGACTTCACGGCGAACTGCGGGGGGAACTCCGCCGATGCCGAGCTGGTCTACGAGCGCGAGATCACCGCCTACGACGCCGAGAGCACCACCCTCCGCAGCGGCAGGTCGCTGCCCTACATCCCCACCAGCGACATCATGGTCGAGTTCCTCCTCGTCCCTCGCCGTGCCGCGGGGGCATTGAGCGTGGGTCTGGACATTCTGTCGCCCTCGACCTACAACGGCAGCCCGCGCAAGCTGATGGACCAGTGGGAAGTGACGTTCGCCCTCGACGCCGCGCCGTGCGTGCCGGAGGTGCGAAGGAGCGGCCGCCTCTTCGCCGTCGGCGCCCCGTGCCGCTTCACCTTGGAGCGACCAACCCTGGTGCAGGTGTGCAACGTGGACCGCTCGCTCCTCGTGCGCGTGGGCGACACCGAGGTGGTGCGCAAGGAGTACGAGCCAACGGCCGACGTCTTCGAGTGGGGCGCCTTCACCACCGAGGCCCGAATCCAACTCGCGTGCGCCGGGGCAGAGCTCACGCTCCGCAATCCCGCCGTCTACGTGGACGTCTACTACACCGACAACCCCCATTCCTTCGCCGTCCGCGCGCCGTACCAGTTGGGCGCCGACGAGTACTTCGTCCTGGGCGACAACAGCGTCAACTCGAACGACAGCCGCGCCTGGGAGAAGGTGCCGCGCAGCTATCTGGTGGGGGAAGCGTTCCTGGTGCTCTGGCCCCTGGGCCGCATGAAGCTCGTGCGCTGACCCACCCCAGTCGAGGATTCCCATGCCCCTCCTGCACTGCGAAGACCTGGTGAAGACTTACGGCGGACGCCGCGTGGTAGACAAGGCCAGCTTCGAGGTCGAGACCGGCGAGATCGTCGGCCTCCTCGGCCCCAACGGCGCCGGCAAGACCACCTCGTTCCGCATGACCATCGGCATGATCCACCCCAACGAGGGCAAAGTGGTCTTCCGCGGCCAGGAGATCACCCGCCTTCCCATGTACCGCCGCGCGCGCCTGGGCATGGGCTACCTCTCGCAGGAGCCCTCGCTCTTCCAACGCCTCACCGCCCGCAACAACCTGCTCGCCATCCTCGAGACACTGCCCCTCAGCCGCGCCGACCGCCTTCGCCGCCTCGACCAGCTTCTCCAGGATTTCGACCTCGTGAAGGTGGCGGGCAACATGGCCGGCAACCTCTCGGGCGGCGAGCGGCGCCGCCTCGAGATCGCCCGCGCCCTCATCACCAACCCCCAGGTGTTCCTTCTCGACGAGCCGTTCTCGGGCATTGACCCCAAGAAGATCACCGACATTCAGAACATCATCCGCCAGCTCCGATCCAAGGGGATGAGCATCCTGCTCACCGACCACAACGTGCGCGACACGCTCCGAGTGACCGACCGCGCCTACATCA comes from the Planctomycetota bacterium genome and includes:
- the lepB gene encoding signal peptidase I, which translates into the protein MAKHDDKPNDPRALRRQVREVADSLAIAFILAMVIRHYVLEVFKIPTKSMEPTLLGDPWSGDKILVNKFAYDFRDPRRWEIAVFKYPVDTTKNYIKRVVGLPGENVRVRYGDLYINGAIARKPWRVQKDLWRLCPHSGEARSWRGTDGWTLADNDFTANCGGNSADAELVYEREITAYDAESTTLRSGRSLPYIPTSDIMVEFLLVPRRAAGALSVGLDILSPSTYNGSPRKLMDQWEVTFALDAAPCVPEVRRSGRLFAVGAPCRFTLERPTLVQVCNVDRSLLVRVGDTEVVRKEYEPTADVFEWGAFTTEARIQLACAGAELTLRNPAVYVDVYYTDNPHSFAVRAPYQLGADEYFVLGDNSVNSNDSRAWEKVPRSYLVGEAFLVLWPLGRMKLVR
- the lptB gene encoding LPS export ABC transporter ATP-binding protein; this encodes MPLLHCEDLVKTYGGRRVVDKASFEVETGEIVGLLGPNGAGKTTSFRMTIGMIHPNEGKVVFRGQEITRLPMYRRARLGMGYLSQEPSLFQRLTARNNLLAILETLPLSRADRLRRLDQLLQDFDLVKVAGNMAGNLSGGERRRLEIARALITNPQVFLLDEPFSGIDPKKITDIQNIIRQLRSKGMSILLTDHNVRDTLRVTDRAYIIDQGRILAHGSPEEIVEHPDVKQRYLGHEFTL